In Mustela nigripes isolate SB6536 chromosome 2, MUSNIG.SB6536, whole genome shotgun sequence, a single window of DNA contains:
- the LNP1 gene encoding leukemia NUP98 fusion partner 1 isoform X1 gives MLKPNPQYDVWRWSLWVGQAFDNLNHLHMEHKDDDDDDVSFAKWMSSFWGHSWIEENERGLRDHHGPQNATHRKTSLPCPFPVLPRITSSDSHPRRHSHEDQGFQCHTHMLDYRKCSADESFKEALESKGRSHSKIQAFSESFEQKLCFRTKCSVSLGPESRKERRERECLRMEIKSRKKVEERRNPRKEEHGEAHMPPLVKRESK, from the exons atgttgaagcctaatCCCCAATATGATGtttggaggtggagcctttgggtg GGACAGGCCTTCGACAACTTAAATCACCTACACATGGAGCACAAAGATGATGACGACGATGATGTGTCTTTTGCCAAATGGATGAGCAGCTTCTGGGGTCACAGCTGGATAGAAGAGAACGAGAGAGGACTCCGGGACCATCATGGACCACAAAATGCCACTCACAGGAAaacctccctgccctgccca TTTCCTGTGCTTCCCAGAATCACATCGTCTGACAGCCATCCCAGAAGACATTCTCATGAGGACCAGGGATTTCAATGCCATACCCACATGCTGGATTACAGAAAATGCTCAGCAGATGAGTCATTCAAGGAGGCACTGGAATCAAAAGGAAGATCTCATTCCAAAATTCAAGCATTTTCAGAGTCCTTTGAACAGAAACTGTGCTTTAGAACCAAATGCTCCGTCTCTTTG GGGCctgagagcaggaaggagaggagagaaagggaatgcCTGAGGATGGAGATAAAATCTCGAAAGAAAGTGGAGGAAAGAAGGAACCCTAGGAAGGAAGAACACGGAGAAGCACACATGCCCCCCTTGGTTAAAAGAGAGTCCAAATAG
- the LNP1 gene encoding leukemia NUP98 fusion partner 1 isoform X2: MEHKDDDDDDVSFAKWMSSFWGHSWIEENERGLRDHHGPQNATHRKTSLPCPFPVLPRITSSDSHPRRHSHEDQGFQCHTHMLDYRKCSADESFKEALESKGRSHSKIQAFSESFEQKLCFRTKCSVSLGPESRKERRERECLRMEIKSRKKVEERRNPRKEEHGEAHMPPLVKRESK, encoded by the exons ATGGAGCACAAAGATGATGACGACGATGATGTGTCTTTTGCCAAATGGATGAGCAGCTTCTGGGGTCACAGCTGGATAGAAGAGAACGAGAGAGGACTCCGGGACCATCATGGACCACAAAATGCCACTCACAGGAAaacctccctgccctgccca TTTCCTGTGCTTCCCAGAATCACATCGTCTGACAGCCATCCCAGAAGACATTCTCATGAGGACCAGGGATTTCAATGCCATACCCACATGCTGGATTACAGAAAATGCTCAGCAGATGAGTCATTCAAGGAGGCACTGGAATCAAAAGGAAGATCTCATTCCAAAATTCAAGCATTTTCAGAGTCCTTTGAACAGAAACTGTGCTTTAGAACCAAATGCTCCGTCTCTTTG GGGCctgagagcaggaaggagaggagagaaagggaatgcCTGAGGATGGAGATAAAATCTCGAAAGAAAGTGGAGGAAAGAAGGAACCCTAGGAAGGAAGAACACGGAGAAGCACACATGCCCCCCTTGGTTAAAAGAGAGTCCAAATAG